The following DNA comes from Vigna radiata var. radiata cultivar VC1973A chromosome 4, Vradiata_ver6, whole genome shotgun sequence.
TAAATATTGCATTTTTTAACTCATAATTTATGATTCTTTTAAGCTATGAAAAATTAGCATGAATAGCATCCGAcactattttaaaagaatttctcAATCTCTAATATCTCATGACACaactattattaaaagttacattaagagaatttatttattatataaattatgttacaTAATTCTATAACAAGAATTGACAAAGTGTTTTGTAGTGAAGAAGTAATATTTTCAAGCTATTCACTAAAGAAATTTGTCAAAACATCCCGCCTAAGAATATAATAgcatattacttttaaatatgtgataaaaagatataaaaaaaaaacttggaaTCAATATCTTAGgaaaatatagaattttataggttataaatttcattttattttatttatccaaAAAATGGTTTACTTATTATGAAGTGTGATTTCATGTTAAATCATGGTCATTATCATACAGCATATTTCTTTTAGCATTTTCATGTCTTATCCTCGATAAGTGtggaaaaaaaagtataaattatttatgagctgaaattattttagaatttataattcaaaattatactcTAAATTATGATGAGAAGTTGAGTGAAGAAAATATGGGAGTGCAAGAAGAAATTATGTATAACTGGGTTACCGTCTAAGGTCCAGAAatgggtaaaaaaaaaaaaagaagaccaCATGAACGACAAGGCGTATTTTTGCGCTGCTTAAAAACATAAATCGAGGATTCAGCTGCCGTTTCATTGCGAGTTGCAAAGACTGAAACCCCTAGAAAACCCCACTCCTCTTCACTACTTCCGTTCTAGTTGAAAGCACTCGTTTCATTTTTGTTGCTGCTTTTTGTTCTCTCGAAAATGTCTCTGCGAGTGCTGAACCCTAACGCCGAAGTGCTGAACAAATCGGCGGCACTTCACATGACCATCAATGCCGCCAAGGGTTTGCAAGATGTCCTTAAAACCAACCTCGGTCCCAAAGGAACTATCAAaatgtctctctctctcttctatttttttccatttcgTTTTCTTCTTGTTGTCATTTccatttatgttttgtttctttgattcAGGCTCGTTGGTGGCGCTGGTGATATTAAGCTTACCAAAGATGGCAACACTCTCTTGAAAGAGAtggttagtttttgtttttttttttacttttttttttcatatttaattgaGATCTACTACTACGTGCGCTTGAAAACCGTTATGGCGGAACGTGTTCTGATTTTGTCTGTTGTGATCTCAGCAAATCCAGAACCCGACGGCGATTATGATTGCGAGGACCGCTGTGGCGCAGGATGACGCTAGTGGAGATGGCACCACTTCCACTGTTATCTTCATTGGCGAACTTATGAAACAATCGGAACGTTACATTGACGAAGGTTAGTGAGTTTGTCTCTGCGTTCGAGTTTCTGTTTGTTTCTAAGTTATTCTTCGCATTGCCTGTCCTCGTTGTTCGCTCGTTGGCGTACAGTTTAGCATgtgtttatttatctttatccaGCTTTCTTGATAGTTTTATTACTATGAAGTTCCTTACTGCTTTTTGTGATTAAGTCGTGATTTCATATAGTTTAGTTAAGGTGAATTTTAGAGATGACGAATTTTTTTTTGGCTATAGAGAGAACATGAAAACCGCACCTAAGATGACGATATGACATAGTAGACTTAAAAAAAGTGACTATTTATCTACATATACAGTTTTCCTGGTAGTTTGTTAACTGGCGTTAATTTTCTACTGTTTTGTTTCCGGTGATGATTTCTCATGGTTAGCAAAAGAGAAATTTAGAGAAAACGACCGTTTTTCCTCAGAACAAGTAGAAAAATGCAACTAGGGTGATGATATGGTATTCTTTAGAAGAAACAAGGCTGCATGAGCAAAAGATGTGATAACATGAGCTTAACTAGGAAGTGCCGTTTCTTTGTGATTCAGGGCGATTCCCTGGACAGTTGAAACAGCCATGAAATGTATGCAAAACAAAGGCATTCAGTGCTTTCCTATTTTAGTCTATTGTAGGACTAGGGGCATATAGATATCCTTAAAATGTGGAGTGATGAAGCTTTCTCGTTTTGATGCCTTATCTGTCATTTCATCCTTTGCTAATGCTGAGATGATATATGGATGTTATAGGTATGCATCCACGTGTGTTGGTTGATGGTTTTGATATTGCAAAGAGAGCAACTCTGCAATTCCTTGAAAAGTTTAAGACACCTGTTGTGATGGGTGATGAGCCTGATAAAGAGATTCTCAAGATGGTAGCTAGAACAACCGTGAGGACAAAGGTAAAACTTGTTCCATTTATATCTTTTGTAGCTCAAATTTAATCATACATTGGCACTGcagacaaaatgaaaaataacttgtcagcataaattttttacatgcATGTTATTCTCACCATATATTTCTTCATCATTTGCAGTTGTATGAATCACTTGCAGATCAATTGACTGATATAATTGTTAATGCGGTAAGTTCACATTGAATTTTAGACATTTATACTTTGAGTCCTTGTAAATAACAAACTTTTATTTGCATGTTGTTTGCTTATTTGCGGTAGATTTTGCTGTTTATTGGACCAGAACCTTTTACAGCTGTGTGTTCAGTGACTTGTGGTTTTTCCTATGATAGGTTTTATGCATCCGGAAGCCTGAGGAAGAAATTGATCTTTTTATGGTGGAGATTATGCATATGCGACACAAGTTTGATGTTGACACACGCTTGGTATGTTTTCTGAATGACTGTTTGTAGCCACTCCTTTCCTGTACTTtgttgtatattatttttataattttttaaatttcgtGTTACATATATTGTATACAACCTGGATGCTCCTGTTATCGCATTTCCATCATGATTTTGACTGCATTATAAAATTCTCAACTTAACATTAGTCCAGTAAAAGTTCTGGTGTGATGATGTCAAGGACTTGTACTTTGTTTTGATTGAAATCATTATCCTTATCTACCTTTGTTGAAATCCAGTCAGGTTTGATTTTCTCTAAATGCAGGATTGAGATCTAGTTAGTCATAATAGTTAGGATGGCTTAGTTAACCATCggtgtgggacttccaacaaactTTAACCTCTAGGCAGGCTATCCTCTTATTGCACAAAATGTGCTGACATTCTTCACATCTTGCTTATCTCCTTGGCTAACTAAGATAAGCCAAATAATTCATGGTCCATGTGCTACTTTAAGTCATAACTGATAACAATTGCATTTAGTTGTGTCTAATATATAGCTCTTGAGAGAAATAGCAATTACGAAGAGAGCTTTTGTAAAGCTAAAGCATAATTGTAGTGGACTATCTTCTGATTAGAGAGCTTCTGAactcataaaaatttgagctcaaataaataaataatgaaaaacagagagtttttgttatttataattttttttcacttaaataaatcacGAATAAAGAAAGCTATAATACCTAAGCTCTGTAGTAGCAATATAGCAAATCACAACCCATATTTAACTACAAGTTATCCACATTGTCTAACTTCACTTATATTATTGTATTACACCTTCTGTTTTGAGTTATGCGGTTCTTGCATGCACTCAGTTTCATCCCTCTGTATTTTTTAGGTTGAGGGTCTTGTCCTTGATCATGGTTCCAGGCACCCTGACATGAAACGACGGGCAGAAAATTGCTATATCTTGACGTGTAATGTATCTTTAGAATATGAGAAGAGGTAATCACCCTGATATTTGTCAATATATTCCaatttgtgttttgtgttttaaGTGGCCTTCATTTGATTACTTTTACCTGTTATCCAAACTTGCTACTACTGCTATTTATTATTTACCACACTATCTTATCCCTTTTAAGTGTGATACAATATGAAGGgtagaaatattattgaaattagTGTATGAATCGTTTAATTACCCTTAATCATATAAATACAGGCATcgaaaattatgaattttagatttattgTTTTTAGCTTTTACCAGTAGCATATGTTATCAGTCTCTATTTTGGTGATTGAGTGTCTTTTACTTCAGACACAATATTGGTTACGTTGTATAGTAAAATGAGTAAGTTCACATTGCATGAAATGTGACCATCGGTGTAGGTTTTTAATCTGTTTTATTAGGATGGCTCAGTTAGCATGAAGGAAGTAAAGTTTTCgtttactataataaaattaggtacTGTCACTTCGATTGTCTTTTAATCTAAATTAcctgttttgtttttctaaaaatacTGGTTTTAACCTTAAAACAAACTAAGCTCACATTTATTACTACTAGGGAAATCTGTTTTTTATGTAATggtaaacttaataatttcAACCATCTAAGTACTATTTGTCAACTGTTATATCACTTAAGTTAATAATGTATACACATTGTGTGGTTTTTCATTATCTGATGCCTGGCCTATGTGAACTGTCTTTGATGTCTGTTATACTAATGAAGTCAATGTTTTCTCCTCCCAGTGAGGTAAATGCAGGTTTTTTCTACTCAAGTGCGGAACAGAGAGAGGCTATGGTTTCTGCTGAAAGACGACAGGTTGATGAGAGAGTTAAGAAAATCATTGAACTGAAGAATAAGGTAATGAAGTTTTATTCCctgtatttattgatttttacatGTTAATCTGGTCTGTTATATtgctaataaaataataaagctATTTCACGTTTCTGTTAGATAGAGATAATAATCGTTTCTGGATTACAGCTGCAACCGCCCTTTGTCTGGATTATCTCTCAGTAATAGCTCAATTTTATTTGACTGCTCTTGACTGAATAACTTCACATGTGTGTATGCAGGTTTGTTCTAATAATGATAGCAATTTTGTTGTCATCAACCAAAAGGGAATTGATCCTCCATCACTGGACCTCCTTGCTAGGGAAGGAGTAAGTAATATACCATTGTATTCTggttttttaaaacttaaaatattggGAAGATGGCCACTTAATGTATAAATACTCGTGGAAATTTTATTTCACTCCAATTATTTAGGTGATGACGCAGAAATACGCTTAAAATGACCAGTACTGAGTGTCTGTACTCTATGAGCTGCATGTGCATCATATTCTTTTACTGGTTGAAGGAAGAAAAACTCAGTTTGAAATGTCTGAAACAGtccaaacatatttttaaattcactgTTTTACCAATAAATAATGACCATGCTATAGTGTGGTCTAATATGTTTGTTAGATTGTTTACCCATGAAGTTTGAAGATATTTTGTAGTGAAATACTGCCTGTTGGTTTTGCAAGAATATTTTATACTAGAAATATGAACTGATTAAGTGAAGAATCATGACCTGTCCCTCGTTTAATGACCATGGTGCATAGAAGAATCTAAAAGTGATCAGAGGCTAATTTTATTAAGAGCGAAAGCCATTGAGGGACCATAGAAGAAGTTTGTATGTTTTGATTATATAATGTTTGTGATGTTAAATATCCCATGACGCTAATGAGGTATGAGGTGAACTCGTCTCATAAGCTGTCATCAGTTGCATAATCCCTATCCTGTTTTATATCTGCTTGTTTTTTGAccttgtgtttagataattgccCTACGGAGAGCAAAGAGAAGAAACATGGAAAGACTGGTTTTGGCCTGTGGAGGAGAGGCAGTAAACTCGGTAGATGATTTGACTCCTGAATGTCTGGGTTGGGCAGGTTTGGTATATGAACATGTCCTTGGGGAAGAGAAATATACATTCATTGAAAATGTTAAGAATCCTTTTTCCTGCACAATCTTGATTAAAGGTAAAATTTCCTTGCACCTATTCTGGGTTTCTTGGACAGATCCTTCTGTactatttattactttttctctgaAATCTGAACAAACTGTCATTTTATTTCCAGTAGTTGATTTAAGATTTGCAATTCTGTCATTATAAAACAGGTCCAAATGACCATACAATAGCTCAGATTAAAGATGCTGTACGTGATGGTTTGAGGGCCGTTAAGAATACCCTTGAAGATGAATCTGTTGTCTTGGTGAGACATTTTTATGTCAATCAATTATTTTGATACTTGAATTGTACATTTTTCTTGTGCAATGTGCATGTTCACGCTATTCATATAGATTAACTCCATTTTCTTGTCATAATTTTCTTAGTCGAATGAATTTTCAGTTGTTCCCTAGAATGCACAGATCGTTTAAAGCTTTTGTACAAAAACACTTCTGATTTCAGAGAAGGTTGGTATTGTTATTGTAATTGACTTGAAGAGAATTTTCTTTCCCATGATTAGGGTGCTGGTGCATTTGAAGTTGCTGCTAGACAATATCTGTTGAACGAGGTTAAGAAAACAGTCGAAGGGGTAATTCCGAGTCTCTTGTCACCCatgtttttcttgttgtttAACTGTAGTTatctatttcaattttcatcGCTGATGTTGATAACCTTGAAACAGCGTGCACAACTTGGTGTTGAGGCTTTTGCTGATGCGCTTCTTGTGGTGCCTAAGACACTTGCTGAAAACTCTGGGCTTGACACTCAAGATGTGATTATTGCCCTTACGGTATACTTTCCTTAAACTTATTCCACTTATCTTCTTTCCTCTAATGTGATTGTATAGATATTCTCATATAAAATGGaatgcattattattattactattattattaatgtactTGCTGAATGGTGTTTCAGGGAGAGCATGACAAAGGAAATATTGTGGGGTTGAGCCTGAATACAGGTGAACCTATAGACCCTGCAATGGAGGGTATTTTCGACAACTACTCTGTGAAACGCCAAATCATAAACTCAGGGTATGGTTGAATCTGGATCTGTTGACAtcgttaatttgttttttttcttttttttttaaactaggAACACTTAAATACTAGAAAATGTCATTACTAATGGTATGGTGGAGAGTGAGGGaggaaacaaattttatttgaagggaaaatgaaaagagagaatTTAAGTGGTGACTCCTCAACCAGTTCTGCATACAACTCGATGCCCTCTGATGATGGCTTGTCATGAGTTATGATAAGAGCATGAGATCTTCAGTAGTGAATGCTTTTTCAGATGAATTTTTAGAAACAGGAAGAACTACATACTATATTTCTTGTGTCTTCACTGCCATCAATTACATCTGGGGTGGGTGAGGGTTGTGGATGAGGAGTATAGGTCAGGTTTGTCTGGGTCTGAAGGTCTCCACCGCTATTAGAACGGACGTTTTACGATATCAATCATGTTTTCTTAGATCTAGTTTTGTTGTCAATTTTAGTTGGTAGAACTGTTACACTAAGTTAAACTCAATCAGGATGTATAGCCATTTGAAAAATTCCATTACGCCAAAAacaataagtttaatttaagtAAGCATGATTACTATTACATAGTCATGTCCTCGTCTCTTGATATACAGGCCAGTTATAGTATCTCAGTTACTGGTGGTGGATGAAGTGATTCGTGCTGGGCGTAATATGCGGAAGCCAACTTAGATGTTCTAGAAGCCTTCTCTTTTGGATAGGGTGTGCCGTAAACTGAtgaatattttctatatttggAGGTGCCAGCAGTATTGGTTGGGATTGTTATGACTCACTTGTTTTAATCtgttataaagaaaaagtttcttggttttgttttttcctaGTTTATTGTTTCTTGCAATGATTTAATCATGTAAGTGTATTGTGGCTGAATTTTGGGATCCTTTTGAAATTTGTAAGCAAAATCTATTTTGTAGAAAATTAGTTGAGAGAATGCTTAAAGTTGCTTGTTTTAACCAGCAACCTAAGTCTCAGGATGGAACGTGGATGGCATTGAATTCAAatagttcaagaaatattttcatttttgaagtTGGACGTACTCAGCTGCCTGAGATGTGCATTCGCataatgtcaaaaaaaaaagaaaagtattccTACATGTAATATTGGCTATAAAGTAAATCCTTAGCATTATAGTAATTTGTAGGAATAAATGGCATATTTCTCATAGACATCTGACATGAACCGTATTATACTATAATGCAGCTTTATAATATATTACGATTTTAAAGTGCTCCCAACAAACGTATCTATTGTGTCTACCTATTATCTGAAAAATCTGAATACTGTTTTGTTTAGTATATGTTccttttaactttataatttatatttacaggCTATAAatgcttttatattatttaacgaTGGATTAATGTATTTAGTAAGTTTGTTGACGTAacaagttatttaaattaatttataattggttaagtaaataattattcattgaCTTCTGATTAAGAGGTACGTCAAGTTTATGTTTACTAGATTTTCTAGCAtgcatataatttaattaaaatatgttgataatgtgagttatttttatatttttatattactaattATAGAATTAAGAGATACCTCAAGGTTATGTTTACTACTTTTTTCgaatatgtatataatttaattaaaatccaCTGACACTGATTTATTTTACactattatgtaattaaaattgtgtgtataattattgaattttaatggTCACGTTTAAACTagatttgtaataatttttaattaattaccaaTGTATTCTTTTTACAGCTATATGAACTTGATCGCAAATTATAGATGGGGACATATTTTTCACCTTGCCTATTTTCCAATTGCTACTTAAgtatgtcctttttttttttgaagtgaagatttgtatttaagttttatgtataaaataaaattttgccaAAATTGAGAATCCCAtcaatttgtaaataaataataggaGATGAATAATGAGTCAGTATTATAAGATGtcttttaaatacaaattaaaaatgtttatcgACAACATACTTTATTactatttgtaaaaaaaatatcaat
Coding sequences within:
- the LOC106759453 gene encoding T-complex protein 1 subunit zeta 1, coding for MSLRVLNPNAEVLNKSAALHMTINAAKGLQDVLKTNLGPKGTIKMLVGGAGDIKLTKDGNTLLKEMQIQNPTAIMIARTAVAQDDASGDGTTSTVIFIGELMKQSERYIDEGMHPRVLVDGFDIAKRATLQFLEKFKTPVVMGDEPDKEILKMVARTTVRTKLYESLADQLTDIIVNAVLCIRKPEEEIDLFMVEIMHMRHKFDVDTRLVEGLVLDHGSRHPDMKRRAENCYILTCNVSLEYEKSEVNAGFFYSSAEQREAMVSAERRQVDERVKKIIELKNKVCSNNDSNFVVINQKGIDPPSLDLLAREGIIALRRAKRRNMERLVLACGGEAVNSVDDLTPECLGWAGLVYEHVLGEEKYTFIENVKNPFSCTILIKGPNDHTIAQIKDAVRDGLRAVKNTLEDESVVLGAGAFEVAARQYLLNEVKKTVEGRAQLGVEAFADALLVVPKTLAENSGLDTQDVIIALTGEHDKGNIVGLSLNTGEPIDPAMEGIFDNYSVKRQIINSGPVIVSQLLVVDEVIRAGRNMRKPT